A part of Marinobacter psychrophilus genomic DNA contains:
- a CDS encoding DUF72 domain-containing protein, whose protein sequence is MALPYFLGCPQWQDSGWNTLLPPGQAPLARYSQVLNCVEGNTTFYATPSQEQCRQWRSQVPGDFRFVFKFPRRITHDQLLSGVTADTNAFLDILSPLNDVLGPMFIQLPAAFKPEHLDRLWRFMDKLPESLTCAVEVRNSAFFSKGEAEKTLNRGLRERNKARVCLDSRALFSAQPGTEIIRDAQRKKPRVPVHLLPVDAPPMIRYIGHPRLEQNPPYLAPWVERVGQWIEQGQQPYVFMHMPDNGDALALAQLWSKLLQERLPQVAALDLAAQRPQLGLF, encoded by the coding sequence ATGGCGCTCCCCTATTTCCTCGGCTGCCCGCAATGGCAAGATTCTGGCTGGAACACCTTGTTACCACCAGGCCAGGCACCACTCGCCCGTTACAGCCAGGTGCTGAATTGTGTAGAAGGCAACACGACGTTTTACGCCACGCCCAGCCAGGAGCAGTGCCGTCAGTGGCGCTCGCAGGTGCCAGGCGATTTTCGCTTCGTGTTCAAATTCCCCCGTCGAATTACTCACGATCAATTACTGTCGGGAGTAACGGCTGACACAAACGCCTTTTTGGATATACTTTCGCCGTTGAATGATGTGCTCGGACCCATGTTCATTCAGCTGCCGGCGGCTTTTAAACCGGAACATCTGGATCGGCTTTGGCGGTTTATGGATAAATTGCCAGAGTCTCTCACCTGCGCTGTGGAAGTTCGTAACAGCGCCTTTTTCAGCAAGGGCGAGGCCGAAAAAACACTCAACCGCGGGCTGCGTGAGCGCAACAAGGCCCGTGTCTGTCTGGACAGTCGGGCGCTCTTCTCAGCACAACCCGGCACCGAGATCATTCGCGATGCCCAGCGCAAAAAGCCGAGGGTTCCGGTTCATCTCCTGCCGGTGGACGCCCCACCGATGATCCGCTACATCGGCCATCCCCGGCTTGAGCAGAACCCTCCTTATCTGGCGCCTTGGGTAGAACGTGTCGGCCAATGGATTGAACAGGGCCAACAGCCCTATGTGTTCATGCATATGCCGGATAACGGCGATGCACTGGCTCTGGCGCAACTTTGGAGTAAGCTGTTACAAGAACGCTTACCACAGGTAGCCGCTTTGGATCTGGCCGCACAACGGCCCCAGCTTGGATTGTTTTAA
- a CDS encoding DNA-3-methyladenine glycosylase family protein translates to MKRTSLTLENLDYGAQQLAAVDADLGRIYTRLGTPPLWAREPGFASLVHIILEQQISIKAAQTVFERLCTHLGEMSPQRMVSAGEEELKAFGLTRQKARYCFGLADRIRNGKLNLEQLDDLSDTEGRGALLAVPGLGPWSVDVYYLMALRRPDVWPLGDLALAAAMQEVKQLDAPATHQQQVDIASAWSPWRAVAARLLWMHYLDSR, encoded by the coding sequence ATGAAAAGAACCTCGCTCACCCTCGAAAATCTTGACTACGGCGCACAACAACTGGCCGCTGTGGATGCGGATCTTGGCCGCATTTATACCCGCTTGGGCACCCCACCGCTGTGGGCGCGGGAACCTGGTTTTGCGTCACTGGTGCACATTATTCTGGAGCAACAGATTTCTATAAAGGCCGCGCAAACCGTGTTCGAACGGCTATGTACACATCTGGGTGAGATGTCGCCGCAGCGGATGGTTTCAGCAGGTGAGGAAGAACTAAAAGCGTTCGGGCTAACCCGCCAAAAAGCCCGTTATTGCTTTGGCTTGGCAGACCGCATTCGTAACGGCAAACTCAATCTGGAACAGCTGGACGATCTGAGTGACACCGAAGGACGCGGCGCGCTCCTCGCCGTCCCCGGGCTAGGCCCATGGAGTGTTGACGTGTATTACCTGATGGCGTTGCGCCGGCCGGATGTGTGGCCACTGGGTGATCTTGCACTGGCGGCCGCCATGCAGGAAGTAAAACAGCTGGACGCACCCGCAACCCACCAGCAACAGGTAGACATTGCCAGTGCCTGGTCACCCTGGCGCGCCGTCGCCGCGCGGCTGCTATGGATGCACTACTTAGACAGCCGCTGA
- the nei gene encoding endonuclease VIII: protein MPEGPEIRRMVDDIQNAVGQCKADKVFFAFDRFKSFEPTLAGRLVTAVEARGKAVLVFFSALGDDGPWCVYSHNQLYGQWRISKADAQPKTGRQLRFAVVGSDKAAWLYSASDIRLVRPDDLEQVVYLARLGPDPVNQTISVENVLAQFDDKRFRGRGLGGLLLDQGFVAGVGNYLRSEILFEAGLMPSIKPKDLSSEARERLAKAILVLIERTYRLKGITNDPERVKKLKREGRTFSQRRFMVFNRDSAPCYECETPIVKISVASRRLYYCPLCQAD from the coding sequence GTGCCTGAAGGACCCGAGATACGTCGCATGGTCGACGATATTCAAAACGCCGTTGGCCAATGCAAGGCGGACAAGGTGTTTTTCGCCTTCGACCGTTTCAAGAGTTTTGAACCAACCTTGGCCGGCCGCCTGGTAACGGCGGTAGAGGCCCGCGGTAAAGCCGTACTGGTGTTTTTTTCGGCCCTCGGCGACGACGGACCTTGGTGCGTATACAGCCATAACCAGCTTTACGGCCAGTGGCGCATTAGCAAGGCGGATGCTCAACCAAAAACCGGGCGCCAACTGCGCTTTGCGGTTGTCGGGTCAGACAAAGCCGCTTGGCTTTATAGCGCATCTGACATTCGACTGGTGCGGCCTGACGATTTGGAGCAGGTGGTGTATCTGGCGCGTCTAGGGCCCGACCCGGTCAACCAGACCATTTCAGTTGAAAACGTGCTCGCGCAATTTGATGATAAGCGCTTTCGCGGCCGCGGCTTAGGCGGTTTGCTTTTGGACCAAGGGTTTGTTGCTGGCGTGGGCAATTATCTGCGTTCGGAAATTCTGTTTGAAGCGGGCTTGATGCCGTCCATAAAGCCAAAGGACTTGTCATCAGAAGCCCGTGAGCGGCTGGCCAAGGCCATTCTGGTTTTGATCGAACGAACTTACCGCCTGAAAGGCATTACCAACGATCCTGAACGAGTGAAAAAATTAAAGCGGGAAGGGCGTACCTTTTCTCAGCGTCGATTTATGGTGTTTAATCGCGACTCCGCGCCTTGCTACGAATGCGAGACGCCCATCGTAAAAATCAGCGTTGCCAGCCGGCGGTTGTATTATTGCCCCCTGTGTCAAGCGGATTGA
- a CDS encoding SDR family oxidoreductase encodes MRVLIAGANGQIGRHLLEKMADTEHEARALIRDPEQGPDLQKLGATETVVGNLEGDCREALRSCDAVIFTAGSGPKTGPEKTVDVDQNGAINLMDTAKKMGIKRFIIVSSMRADKPGDAPEKIRHYLEAKHKADEHLMASGLTYTIVRPGPLTEDSGSSKVDIRENLDRPGDIPREDVANVLLAVLNSDNCDNRTFEVLSGTTQVDEALAAL; translated from the coding sequence ATGCGGGTATTAATTGCTGGAGCCAATGGCCAGATAGGCCGTCATTTATTGGAAAAGATGGCAGACACCGAGCACGAAGCACGAGCCTTGATTCGTGACCCGGAGCAGGGGCCTGATCTGCAAAAACTAGGCGCTACCGAAACCGTGGTGGGCAACCTGGAAGGTGATTGCCGCGAAGCGTTACGCAGTTGTGATGCGGTTATTTTTACCGCAGGTTCAGGCCCCAAAACCGGCCCTGAAAAAACCGTCGACGTAGACCAGAACGGCGCCATCAATCTGATGGACACCGCAAAAAAAATGGGTATCAAGCGCTTTATAATTGTCAGCAGTATGCGCGCAGACAAGCCTGGCGACGCCCCTGAAAAGATTCGCCATTATCTGGAAGCAAAACATAAAGCCGACGAGCATCTGATGGCCAGCGGCCTGACCTACACGATTGTACGTCCCGGCCCACTTACTGAAGATTCCGGTAGCAGTAAGGTTGATATTCGTGAAAACCTGGACCGCCCGGGCGACATTCCCCGGGAAGACGTAGCCAATGTACTGCTGGCGGTGTTGAATTCAGACAACTGCGATAACCGCACATTCGAAGTGCTTTCTGGCACTACCCAGGTGGATGAGGCGTTGGCGGCGCTGTGA
- a CDS encoding DMT family transporter encodes MFQAVYQSSYLVAVDLTGAAIATLISLCLPPVFVALLAAPILGEKPGAITLAALFVAIAGTVMLVLSDVETAGTLRLAGILMSLLAAAVYTGFNLTSRYNSARTPVFTTAFLCFFTAALVLLPAVYFSGGFADVQNLQWQHWLMVIYIGVVPTCIAYLCFFDGMQTTPATLASIIVILEPLFVALLAWLILGEELGTIGIAGAFILTVAVVVASRYGNPPRPAT; translated from the coding sequence ATTTTTCAGGCTGTATACCAGAGCAGCTACCTGGTAGCGGTAGACTTAACCGGTGCCGCCATCGCCACGTTGATTTCACTGTGCCTGCCACCGGTTTTTGTAGCCCTGCTGGCGGCCCCCATACTGGGTGAAAAACCGGGTGCGATTACCCTGGCGGCGCTGTTCGTGGCTATAGCCGGTACCGTTATGCTGGTGTTGAGCGATGTGGAAACCGCCGGAACATTGCGCCTGGCAGGTATTCTAATGTCGCTGCTGGCCGCGGCTGTTTACACTGGATTCAACCTGACCAGCCGTTACAACTCTGCGCGAACGCCGGTGTTTACTACCGCTTTTCTGTGTTTCTTCACCGCAGCGTTGGTCTTGCTGCCAGCGGTCTATTTCAGCGGCGGCTTTGCCGATGTGCAAAATTTGCAATGGCAGCACTGGCTGATGGTGATTTACATCGGGGTAGTGCCAACCTGTATTGCTTACCTGTGCTTTTTTGACGGTATGCAGACAACGCCGGCCACCCTGGCCAGCATCATTGTTATTTTGGAACCCTTATTTGTCGCACTATTGGCATGGCTGATTCTGGGCGAGGAATTGGGCACGATAGGTATTGCGGGCGCATTTATACTCACCGTAGCGGTAGTGGTCGCGTCACGCTACGGTAACCCACCACGGCCAGCCACCTAA
- the gloA gene encoding lactoylglutathione lyase — MPKHFEQAPGLHHEPVPETEGFVFNQTMLRVKDPQKSLDFYSRVLGMRLVRKLDFPEMKFTLYFLGYLDERQASTVPTDDAYRTTYTFGREAMLELTHNWGTENDDDFAYHNGNDQPQGFGHIGIAVPDVYSACDRFEALHVDFVKKPDDGQMKGLAFIKDPDGYWIEILQPDMLEYQRKD; from the coding sequence ATGCCAAAACACTTTGAACAGGCGCCCGGACTTCATCACGAGCCGGTGCCAGAAACCGAAGGCTTCGTATTTAACCAGACCATGTTACGAGTAAAAGATCCTCAAAAATCCCTGGATTTTTACAGTCGGGTTCTGGGTATGCGTTTGGTCCGCAAACTGGACTTTCCGGAGATGAAGTTCACTCTGTATTTTCTGGGGTATCTGGATGAGCGTCAGGCCAGCACCGTTCCGACCGACGATGCCTATCGCACCACTTACACCTTTGGCCGTGAAGCCATGTTGGAGTTGACCCACAACTGGGGCACCGAGAACGACGACGATTTTGCTTACCACAACGGCAACGACCAGCCCCAGGGCTTTGGCCATATTGGTATCGCAGTACCCGATGTTTACTCGGCTTGTGATCGGTTCGAGGCTTTGCACGTCGATTTTGTGAAAAAGCCGGATGACGGCCAGATGAAGGGCTTGGCGTTTATCAAAGACCCAGACGGCTACTGGATTGAAATTCTGCAGCCCGATATGCTTGAGTACCAGCGCAAAGACTGA
- the trhO gene encoding oxygen-dependent tRNA uridine(34) hydroxylase TrhO, whose amino-acid sequence MTDSVVVCALYKFAVLNDYQALRQPLLNLMLARGVRGTLLLAGEGINGTVAGSREGVDAVKTWINSDDRFAGIEYKESFVGEQPFKRTKVKLKKEIVTMGVEGIDPKRIVGTYLNPEQWNELISDPEVVLVDTRNQYEVEIGTFKNALNPATDTFREFPEYVRQNLDPAKHKKVAMFCTGGIRCEKSTAYMKEQGFDEVYHLKGGILKYLEEMSEEKSLWEGECFVFDDRVTVNHRLERGENDQCHACRRPITENDKLRPEYNKGVSCHQCAGVSTESQKARFAERERQMRLAEERGEVHVGGDAARVVAERKKRKQVERARQAKLSLEGEKARS is encoded by the coding sequence ATGACTGATTCCGTTGTTGTGTGTGCGCTGTATAAATTCGCGGTTTTGAACGACTACCAGGCCCTTCGCCAGCCGCTGCTGAACCTGATGCTGGCAAGGGGTGTGCGTGGCACATTATTGTTGGCCGGCGAGGGCATTAACGGCACCGTAGCCGGCAGCCGTGAGGGTGTTGACGCGGTAAAGACCTGGATTAACAGCGATGACCGTTTTGCCGGCATTGAATACAAGGAATCGTTTGTCGGCGAGCAGCCGTTCAAGCGCACTAAGGTCAAGCTGAAAAAAGAAATTGTCACCATGGGCGTTGAAGGCATTGACCCAAAGCGCATCGTGGGCACCTACCTGAATCCCGAGCAGTGGAACGAATTGATTTCCGATCCTGAGGTGGTGCTGGTTGATACCCGCAACCAGTATGAAGTGGAAATTGGCACCTTCAAAAACGCCCTCAACCCCGCTACAGATACGTTTCGCGAATTTCCCGAATACGTAAGACAGAACCTTGATCCGGCCAAGCACAAGAAAGTCGCCATGTTCTGCACCGGTGGTATCCGCTGTGAAAAATCGACGGCCTATATGAAAGAGCAGGGCTTTGACGAGGTTTATCACTTAAAAGGCGGCATTTTAAAGTACCTGGAAGAGATGTCGGAAGAGAAAAGCTTGTGGGAAGGTGAATGTTTCGTTTTTGATGATCGGGTTACCGTCAATCATCGTCTTGAGCGTGGCGAGAACGACCAGTGCCACGCCTGCCGTCGCCCGATCACTGAAAATGACAAGCTGCGGCCGGAATATAACAAAGGCGTGAGCTGTCATCAGTGCGCTGGTGTTTCAACCGAGTCTCAAAAGGCGCGCTTTGCCGAGCGCGAACGGCAAATGCGTCTGGCCGAGGAGCGTGGAGAAGTTCACGTGGGAGGCGATGCGGCCCGCGTTGTTGCTGAACGAAAAAAACGCAAGCAAGTTGAGCGCGCACGTCAGGCCAAACTCAGTCTGGAAGGTGAAAAAGCCCGTTCCTGA
- a CDS encoding DsbA family protein: protein MGEAKRRHHSGSAAVRKPASKRSLALGVMTLMVVAMLIGLFFIMSGPSPDSNELPVAKQGTSDFPAELDKFGVSVGAADAPVVVREFADYQCPACARFADASQRLKKEYVESGKVRFVYFELPLSQHANAMAAAEAARCAGDQNAFWSMHDALYSNQSAWAGVSDPQATFTRYAGDLGLSENRFSRCMATELHREAIEQSAKVATQLRVVSTPTVMVDNIVLTRPGWGQLSAVVERELAISR, encoded by the coding sequence ATGGGTGAAGCAAAACGTCGTCATCACAGCGGTTCCGCTGCCGTTCGTAAACCGGCTAGCAAGCGCTCGCTGGCCTTGGGTGTTATGACTTTGATGGTCGTCGCCATGTTGATAGGCCTATTTTTTATAATGTCTGGCCCGTCGCCGGATTCCAATGAGCTGCCAGTTGCAAAACAAGGTACGTCGGATTTTCCAGCCGAGTTGGACAAATTTGGTGTTTCAGTGGGTGCCGCTGATGCGCCGGTTGTGGTGCGGGAATTTGCGGATTATCAGTGTCCGGCCTGCGCCCGCTTCGCCGACGCTAGCCAACGCTTGAAAAAAGAGTACGTGGAAAGCGGTAAGGTGCGTTTTGTGTACTTTGAGCTGCCGTTATCACAGCACGCTAACGCCATGGCGGCTGCCGAGGCCGCTCGCTGCGCGGGCGACCAGAACGCCTTTTGGTCCATGCACGATGCACTGTACAGCAATCAGTCGGCCTGGGCAGGCGTATCAGATCCGCAGGCAACGTTTACCCGCTATGCCGGCGACCTTGGCCTGAGTGAAAATCGCTTCAGCCGCTGCATGGCCACCGAACTGCACCGCGAGGCCATCGAACAAAGCGCCAAAGTGGCAACCCAGCTGCGAGTGGTCAGCACGCCTACTGTGATGGTTGATAACATCGTCCTGACCCGCCCGGGCTGGGGGCAGCTGTCGGCTGTGGTGGAACGCGAACTGGCTATCAGCCGCTGA
- a CDS encoding DUF6435 family protein, whose translation MLGFFKSDPKKKLQKAYEAKLEKALHSQRNGDLRTHSTLMEEAEKLYAEIQALEKST comes from the coding sequence ATGTTGGGATTCTTTAAAAGCGATCCAAAGAAAAAATTGCAAAAAGCGTATGAGGCCAAGTTAGAGAAAGCATTGCACTCTCAGCGCAATGGTGACTTACGCACCCACAGCACGTTAATGGAGGAAGCAGAAAAGCTGTATGCGGAAATTCAGGCGCTCGAAAAGAGTACCTAA
- a CDS encoding chaperone modulator CbpM — protein MSRQDRILTVEITDADGGVFTLHEVCERGECHAEFVIKLVNYGILSPIEEHHFPLDWQFDVMALTRLQRALRLQQDLKLNLPGLAVSLDLLDEVQQMRREVSRLNQRLRQISGE, from the coding sequence ATGAGCAGACAAGACCGCATTTTGACTGTCGAAATTACCGATGCCGACGGTGGCGTGTTTACATTGCACGAAGTTTGCGAGCGTGGTGAATGTCACGCAGAATTCGTGATTAAGCTGGTGAATTACGGCATTCTGTCGCCCATCGAAGAGCACCACTTTCCACTGGACTGGCAATTCGATGTGATGGCCTTAACTCGCCTGCAGCGGGCCCTGAGATTGCAGCAGGATCTGAAACTGAATTTGCCGGGTCTGGCCGTATCGCTCGATTTGCTGGATGAAGTTCAGCAAATGCGTAGGGAAGTGAGCCGCCTGAACCAACGTCTGCGGCAGATATCAGGGGAATAG
- a CDS encoding DnaJ C-terminal domain-containing protein: MDFKDYYAVLGVSESASPEDIKKSYRKLARKYHPDVSKEDNADDMFKNVGEAYEVLKDPGKRSEYDELRKYGAQPDGSFQPPPGWQSESGFGRGGYTEADASQFSDFFEQMFGRGQQTGGGGFRQNIRVRGEDIHARLALFLEEAYKGCDKQVSFAVHDADERGRLVARQKTLKVKIPAGMREGQHIRLKGQGSPGVGGASAGDLFIEVELALHPQFTVEGNDVLITVPISPWEGALGASITVPVVGGKVSVKVPKGSSSGRKLRLKGKGLPGKHVGDQIVTLQVTLAEEHSEQALAIYQQLADAEKDFNPRAKLHV; this comes from the coding sequence ATGGATTTCAAAGATTACTACGCCGTACTCGGTGTGAGCGAGTCTGCCTCTCCCGAAGACATTAAAAAGTCCTATCGCAAACTGGCGCGGAAATATCATCCGGACGTGAGCAAGGAAGACAACGCCGATGACATGTTCAAAAATGTTGGTGAAGCCTACGAAGTTCTGAAGGACCCGGGAAAACGCTCCGAATACGACGAGTTACGCAAATACGGCGCCCAACCTGACGGTTCATTTCAGCCACCCCCTGGCTGGCAGAGTGAGTCCGGTTTTGGTCGCGGTGGCTACACCGAGGCCGATGCCAGCCAGTTCAGCGATTTTTTCGAGCAGATGTTTGGTCGTGGCCAGCAAACCGGTGGCGGCGGTTTTCGTCAGAACATACGCGTGCGCGGTGAAGACATTCATGCCCGCCTGGCGCTATTTCTGGAAGAAGCCTACAAAGGTTGCGATAAGCAGGTGTCGTTCGCTGTTCACGATGCAGACGAGCGTGGCCGCTTAGTGGCGCGTCAGAAAACTCTCAAAGTCAAAATTCCCGCCGGTATGCGCGAGGGTCAGCACATACGCCTGAAAGGCCAGGGCTCGCCCGGTGTGGGTGGTGCCAGCGCCGGGGACCTGTTTATCGAAGTGGAACTGGCGCTCCATCCGCAGTTCACAGTAGAAGGCAACGATGTACTGATCACTGTGCCTATCAGCCCGTGGGAGGGTGCGTTAGGTGCAAGCATTACTGTGCCAGTGGTCGGTGGTAAAGTGAGTGTGAAGGTACCGAAAGGTTCTTCCAGCGGTCGCAAGCTGCGCCTGAAAGGCAAAGGCTTGCCTGGCAAGCACGTGGGAGATCAGATTGTGACTTTGCAGGTGACGCTAGCTGAAGAGCATTCGGAACAAGCGCTGGCCATTTACCAACAGCTGGCAGACGCTGAAAAAGACTTCAACCCACGCGCCAAACTGCACGTGTAA